The following are encoded together in the Candidatus Poribacteria bacterium genome:
- a CDS encoding dipeptidase: MFIFDGDYPMAYGAIDLNRDLTLPIEEVRAVQEGSREGDRWPASGTMASLPEMRRGKIAAALVKISGRIQRENSPIWGYRSGDVAYAAAQAHLAYYRILESRGEARILRTRGDFSEHMQTWSEATSYENLPVGMVLGMEGADPILWPEHVHEWWESGLRTINLAHYGISTYSHGTGRPGGLLAPAKPLLREMDELGMVLDLTHTADEAFWQALDLFSGPVMASHQNCRALAPGERQFSDEQLKALLERGGIIGASMDTWMIYAESGIDWGGDIPPRRSVFPREAVTLEHLVNHMDHVCQLAGNSQHAAIGGDTDGQGGNDGAPYEIDTVADYQKIANILDERGYAESDIANVMYRNWQRFYEQALPA, translated from the coding sequence ATGTTCATTTTTGACGGTGACTATCCGATGGCGTATGGCGCGATTGATTTGAATCGAGATCTGACCTTGCCGATTGAGGAGGTCCGAGCGGTTCAGGAAGGATCGCGGGAAGGGGACCGATGGCCCGCTTCTGGGACAATGGCTTCGCTTCCTGAGATGCGGCGCGGAAAAATTGCGGCGGCGTTGGTTAAAATATCGGGACGGATTCAGCGAGAGAACAGTCCCATCTGGGGATACAGGAGCGGTGATGTTGCCTATGCTGCAGCACAGGCGCACCTCGCCTACTACCGAATTCTGGAGAGTAGGGGTGAGGCACGTATCTTGAGAACTCGTGGTGATTTCAGCGAACATATGCAAACGTGGTCGGAAGCCACAAGCTATGAGAATTTGCCAGTTGGCATGGTTCTCGGCATGGAGGGGGCAGATCCCATCCTTTGGCCCGAACATGTCCACGAATGGTGGGAGAGCGGACTGCGCACAATTAACTTGGCGCATTACGGCATCAGTACCTATTCTCACGGCACGGGCAGACCCGGTGGATTGCTAGCTCCCGCCAAACCGCTGCTACGTGAGATGGATGAATTGGGGATGGTTCTCGACCTCACCCACACCGCCGATGAAGCGTTTTGGCAGGCACTGGATCTATTCTCTGGACCGGTGATGGCAAGTCATCAGAACTGCCGCGCATTAGCACCCGGCGAGCGACAGTTTTCTGACGAACAACTCAAAGCCCTCCTTGAACGCGGCGGTATCATCGGCGCATCGATGGATACGTGGATGATCTATGCAGAAAGCGGTATCGACTGGGGCGGGGATATTCCACCGCGTCGTAGTGTCTTCCCAAGAGAGGCGGTTACGTTAGAGCATCTGGTGAATCACATGGATCATGTCTGCCAGTTGGCGGGCAATTCGCAGCACGCTGCCATCGGCGGGGATACGGACGGTCAAGGAGGTAACGACGGTGCTCCGTATGAAATCGACACAGTGGCGGATTATCAAAAAATTGCAAACATTCTTGATGAGCGCGGCTATGCTGAGTCGGACATTGCCAACGTGATGTATCGTAATTGGCAGCGGTTTTATGAGCAGGCATTGCCGGCATGA
- a CDS encoding GNAT family N-acetyltransferase: MDALLLDFPESFESDRLTIRAPRPGDGAEINSAVRETFDDLKPWMPWAQQMPTLEESESFVRRSQCDFLARKDLMLFLFLKGTDTLVGGSGLHRINWDIPKFEIGYWCRKCFQGQGYITESTEAITKFAFETLGAKRVEIRCDSKNVRSRRIPDRLEFKLEGTFRNDSLSPSGELRDTLVFAKIEENVQEA, translated from the coding sequence TTGACTATCCGTGCCCCTCGTCCGGGCGATGGTGCTGAAATAAACAGTGCTGTTCGAGAAACGTTTGATGACCTCAAGCCATGGATGCCGTGGGCGCAGCAGATGCCTACATTGGAGGAATCTGAGTCCTTTGTCCGTCGGTCACAGTGTGACTTTTTAGCGCGAAAGGATCTCATGCTGTTTCTTTTTCTAAAAGGCACAGACACGCTCGTCGGTGGTAGCGGCTTGCATCGGATAAACTGGGACATCCCCAAGTTTGAGATTGGCTATTGGTGTCGAAAGTGTTTTCAGGGGCAAGGCTATATTACTGAGTCAACGGAGGCGATTACAAAATTTGCGTTTGAGACCCTTGGAGCGAAGCGGGTGGAAATTCGTTGTGATTCAAAAAACGTCCGGAGCCGACGCATCCCTGACCGTCTTGAATTCAAATTGGAAGGTACATTCCGAAATGATTCGCTTTCGCCATCAGGAGAATTACGCGATACGCTTGTATTTGCGAAAATAGAAGAGAATGTGCAAGAAGCATAG
- a CDS encoding PIN domain-containing protein has translation MTNATLVSEFVTNTIGFVLRIERRRLSEKVKTIFDSVEFGNTIVYVPGIVFAEILYLSEKQRIRTSIDEVEDYLKEHPNYKEYSLNFAVIQSTAEITDIPELHDRLIAATARQLDLELITNDSVIQASAFVKTIW, from the coding sequence ATGACAAACGCTACCCTTGTGAGTGAGTTCGTCACCAATACGATTGGATTCGTTTTGCGCATTGAACGACGGCGGTTAAGCGAGAAAGTGAAAACGATTTTCGATTCCGTTGAATTCGGGAACACTATCGTTTATGTGCCAGGGATAGTCTTTGCCGAAATACTCTACCTCTCGGAAAAGCAACGGATCCGGACATCAATTGATGAGGTCGAAGATTATCTGAAGGAGCACCCAAATTACAAGGAATATTCGTTGAACTTTGCTGTGATTCAGTCTACAGCCGAAATTACTGACATTCCAGAATTGCACGATCGTTTAATTGCTGCTACAGCACGACAACTCGATTTGGAGCTAATTACCAACGATTCGGTAATCCAAGCATCTGCG
- a CDS encoding phytanoyl-CoA dioxygenase family protein translates to MQLTEEQLEQYRTEGYTVVRGLISPEEGCRVRNRLMDLLAGDHDWPDTHFQVLDLSKFRNSEDGFLPIGVQRPAMREGVFKAIADHPNLHRVMEQLLGGPVERFTDQALIKHRAISGQSFFHQDSFYWHLAPKRGCNSWIALDEVGVDGCALAIMPGTQQSWTLIEHEGYYDEPSYHNARSGEAFKRWRIPIAEVDFSGEVLLPMSPGDAAFFTNYTWHRSEPNNSGVHKCAYAIAYQLRG, encoded by the coding sequence ATGCAACTGACTGAAGAACAACTGGAGCAATATAGAACCGAAGGCTATACTGTCGTGCGTGGATTGATTTCGCCCGAAGAGGGTTGTCGGGTGCGTAACCGTCTCATGGATCTGCTGGCTGGCGATCACGATTGGCCCGACACTCATTTTCAGGTGCTGGATCTGTCGAAATTCCGAAACAGTGAGGATGGTTTCCTTCCGATTGGTGTACAACGTCCTGCCATGCGGGAAGGGGTTTTCAAAGCGATAGCCGATCACCCAAACTTGCACCGTGTGATGGAACAACTACTTGGCGGTCCTGTTGAACGTTTCACCGATCAGGCATTAATTAAGCATCGTGCCATCAGCGGTCAATCGTTCTTCCACCAAGATTCATTCTACTGGCATTTGGCACCTAAGCGGGGTTGCAACTCGTGGATTGCGCTTGATGAGGTAGGGGTGGATGGGTGTGCTTTGGCAATCATGCCCGGTACGCAGCAATCGTGGACGCTGATCGAACACGAAGGCTACTACGATGAGCCGAGCTATCACAATGCTCGAAGCGGCGAGGCGTTCAAGCGATGGCGCATTCCGATAGCGGAGGTCGATTTTTCCGGGGAGGTGCTGTTACCTATGTCACCGGGAGATGCAGCATTCTTTACCAATTACACGTGGCATCGTTCTGAGCCTAACAACTCTGGGGTTCATAAGTGTGCCTATGCGATTGCGTATCAGCTGCGTGGGTAA
- a CDS encoding GNAT family N-acetyltransferase, with product MHKLSPFSIEEMTPGHPKWQELVDVITQENQTGWAFNPHFEQFARYFLAAKQDGNIVGFLMFVVWDIGPHDRDHPPVQMDGKTLREAKIIAFGVKKAYRRQGIGRALQEYTLKRAKDLDCYQVRSVSDMDHPENHQLKLSMGFAVEPMEREEPSLAFIMPLSQIEK from the coding sequence ATGCACAAATTATCGCCTTTCTCAATTGAAGAGATGACGCCCGGCCATCCAAAGTGGCAGGAATTGGTTGATGTCATCACGCAGGAAAACCAAACAGGGTGGGCATTTAATCCCCATTTTGAGCAATTCGCACGTTACTTCTTGGCTGCCAAGCAGGATGGAAATATCGTTGGGTTTCTCATGTTTGTCGTTTGGGACATTGGTCCCCATGATCGCGACCATCCCCCTGTTCAGATGGACGGAAAGACACTGCGAGAGGCGAAGATTATTGCGTTTGGTGTGAAGAAAGCGTATCGGCGGCAAGGCATTGGCAGAGCACTGCAAGAATATACGCTCAAACGGGCGAAGGATCTTGATTGTTACCAGGTTCGATCTGTCAGTGACATGGACCACCCAGAAAACCATCAACTCAAACTCTCTATGGGGTTTGCTGTAGAACCAATGGAGCGCGAGGAACCGAGTTTGGCATTTATCATGCCGCTGAGTCAGATTGAAAAATGA